One genomic segment of Stenotrophomonas sp. 704A1 includes these proteins:
- a CDS encoding arsenate reductase ArsC, producing the protein MTTEPTYNALFLCTGNSARSILAEGILNALGQGRFRAYSAGSHPKGEVHPLALATLERLHLPATGYRSKSWDEFVAPGAPVFDFIFTVCDNAAGEACPLWPGKPVSAHWGVPGPAAVEGTEEQQRKAFTDAAITLRRRIELFLSLPLKSLDAMSLQRELRDIGHQ; encoded by the coding sequence ATGACGACAGAACCTACCTACAACGCCTTGTTCCTCTGCACGGGCAATTCGGCCCGGTCGATCCTCGCCGAAGGCATCCTCAACGCCTTGGGCCAAGGGCGCTTCCGCGCCTATTCGGCGGGCAGTCATCCGAAAGGCGAAGTGCATCCCTTGGCGCTCGCCACGCTGGAGCGCCTGCACCTGCCGGCGACCGGCTACCGCAGCAAGAGCTGGGACGAGTTCGTGGCGCCGGGTGCGCCGGTGTTCGACTTCATCTTCACCGTCTGCGACAACGCCGCTGGCGAGGCTTGCCCGCTGTGGCCGGGTAAGCCGGTATCGGCCCATTGGGGCGTGCCCGGCCCGGCGGCCGTCGAAGGCACGGAGGAACAGCAGCGCAAGGCGTTCACGGACGCCGCGATCACCCTGCGCCGGCGCATCGAGCTGTTCCTGTCGCTGCCCCTGAAAAGCCTTGATGCCATGTCCTTGCAGCGCGAGCTGCGCGACATTGGCCACCAGTGA
- a CDS encoding ArsI/CadI family heavy metal resistance metalloenzyme, with the protein MKRFHVHLHVDDLNRSIGFYSQLFAAQPTRIEGDYAKWMLEDPPVNFAVSTRGSKPGIDHLGIQTDDAEELAALKARAQAADMTLLDEGTTTCCYARSEKHWITDPQGVAWEHFHTLGNIPVFNEAPQPVPGAAAACCAPRAAKSTTSCC; encoded by the coding sequence ATGAAACGCTTTCACGTCCACCTCCACGTCGATGACCTGAACCGCAGCATCGGCTTCTACTCCCAACTGTTCGCTGCACAACCCACGCGCATCGAAGGCGACTACGCGAAGTGGATGCTTGAAGACCCGCCGGTCAACTTCGCTGTCTCCACGCGCGGCAGCAAGCCGGGTATCGACCACCTAGGCATCCAGACCGACGATGCCGAGGAACTGGCTGCACTGAAGGCCCGTGCGCAGGCCGCCGACATGACGCTGCTGGACGAAGGCACTACGACCTGCTGCTACGCGCGCAGCGAGAAGCACTGGATCACCGACCCGCAGGGCGTGGCTTGGGAACACTTCCACACGCTGGGCAACATCCCCGTCTTCAACGAAGCACCCCAGCCCGTACCCGGTGCCGCTGCGGCGTGCTGCGCGCCACGCGCTGCGAAATCGACTACTTCCTGCTGCTGA
- a CDS encoding ArsR/SmtB family transcription factor, which yields MNEDQAVSALGALAHTQRLRVFRALVVAGPEGLTPSVLADQLDVARNSLSFHLKELAHAGLVTIEQQGRNLIYRADFAQMNSLLGYMTEHCCQGSACEVTESSSACKSC from the coding sequence ATGAACGAAGATCAAGCTGTTTCCGCCCTTGGCGCCTTGGCCCACACCCAGCGGCTGCGCGTGTTCCGCGCCCTGGTCGTCGCCGGCCCCGAAGGGCTGACGCCCAGCGTCCTCGCCGACCAGCTCGACGTGGCCCGCAACTCCTTGTCCTTCCACTTGAAGGAGCTGGCCCATGCCGGCCTTGTCACCATCGAGCAACAGGGCCGCAACCTGATCTACCGCGCCGACTTCGCGCAGATGAACAGCCTGCTCGGCTATATGACCGAGCACTGCTGCCAGGGCAGCGCCTGCGAAGTCACCGAGTCCTCCTCCGCCTGCAAGTCCTGCTGA